Within Enoplosus armatus isolate fEnoArm2 chromosome 1, fEnoArm2.hap1, whole genome shotgun sequence, the genomic segment AGGGTTTCCTTGGAGCATTCCCttaatgttacatttattttattaaagcTGATTTACAatgctgtgtttcctgttttaagtAAACTGTAATACACTGTGATACATGAGAAATAAATTGATTTCTAAAATTCCTGACTACCACAGTACCAACTTGTAATGATTTCATATTAGCACAAAAGATGTATAATACTGAAAAGTAATGAAGGTTGCTGTAGAGACTTGCTGGGTTAATCCAGTAATTGCTTCATCAATTAGTTCATTAATTAGCCCTATATTGCTATCCataacaaaaaatgtttcagaaCTATAGAAGTATTGAATGCATGGCTGGCAGAGGTTGCATTACATAAAGTAAAATGACGAACAAATAAATTGGCACTCTCCTTTTGGCTCACAATCATTGAAATTCCAGACCTTAGAGAAAAGTGTAAACTTTCCATGCAGCTGTAGTTTGGCTTTTCACTCTGCAAAAGACACAACCCAGGGGTCATTGTCTGGTTCCGCTTTATAATGGACTGTTTTGTGAGAGAGGCCCCCGATCCACTTATTTGTCTATATTCCAGCAAGCAACTATACAGCTGTATAAATCATAAGGTTATTGCTACGTTGCCTATTATGAAATCTCAATAATCCTGTTGTTATAAAACGATTCAGATCAATGTTCTTTTCAGGGATTTTTATATGTGTTTTCAACATGGAAGTTGCCATTTTGAATCCTTGGTGGACAAGCTGAACAAACTTGTGCTGCCCTTAGTTTCTATTGCAGGGCCCATCAGCAAAGCAAAACTACTGGACATGTTCTAGGTGCAAATGTAAAACTGTAGATTATAATCTCTCCTCCCCCtgtaacataaaacacagctgagcccttctgtctctgttattTTCCTGATAGATATACAATTGTCTAATGACCATTTCAGCCACGTCcatgtgtgacaaaatgtctgtgaaTGCTCTTTTAACAGACTTCTCTCTGTATTTaggaatttatttttaattttaggCCTCATGTCACTCAAACTGCATCACCAAGGCAATGGAGCCCATCTTCCTGTCTGTTCCAATCAGATATTCTCATTAGTAACAGCAGTGGGCCAACTATGAAATAGACTGATTGTGTGCACTCCATTCAAACTTCTTTCCTGCAGGTTTTTTTCGAATCCCTTCTCACCCCTTTGAGTTTCTTAATTAATCTGTGATTTGATTACTTCTGATTTGTAAGGTTGACAACAGGATATGACTTGTTTACCCAGTATCGGCTTCCTCCCTGCCTGTGTCTCATGATGAGTtttctcctctatccttactTCTtgcttcctcctttctcttttacTCCCAAGACCAcacaccagcagacagacagacagacagacacacagacagccatcAGGTTGACTGCAGCTGACcctacatttagaaatgaggaCAAAGGTGTGCAACAAAGCACCCAAAATAAATAGAATGTGACTGATAGCAGCGACCGTCACGCTCAGTGCGCAGACAGTAAGGACGAGGGctggagaggaaatgagaggagccTTCTCAGAGGAAAGCCAGAGCCATCTGTCGTGACAGAGTTGTGCCACTGAAATCAGCAAGGCTTCGGTGAGCAACCCTATAACAAGTACTATTAGCTAACAGCTATTGTAAATCAAAGGTCTTTATCCataattaaaaagggaaaagtaTGCTTCAGTAACAGTAAGAATGTTTCCATTGAGATACACGAATGACTCTGCTAATAGAAGCTTTAGCTGGTAGCTGGTAAAGAGGGAAATGAGATTTATAATTTTCTCCATTCATGCCGCTTGCTCACCTTTATCAGACCAATTGACTCAATAAGTGTTTTCAGACCGAAGGAACTTTTTCATAGTTCTAGTTTCTTAATTGGAGGACCCCGcccctttttattgtgtttgcacTGCACCAACTGGGAACGATCATAGTTCTTAAGAGCTCATAATGGCAGCCTTATAAAGTATACCAAAACTTGGACAAATGGGCCCAAAGTGAAGTCCAGGCTTTATTGAGCGTATATGTGACGGGGGGAAATACAACATGACTTTGACTCATCAAAGaggaatatatgtgtgtgtgtgtgcgtgtgagcgtgtgcgtgtgtgcgtgcatgcgtgtgagcgtgtgcgtgtgtgtgtgtgatgctgtaCCAACCGCTGGCTTACATCATTGGCGGTgtgaatgcaaacagaaaaaaagccccTGAAGGTATGTAGTTGAGGCTCCCCAGAGggcagttcctctcagggagCCCCCAGAACGGTTTGGTCCGAAAACGCCTATGGTCACGTCAGCTGTGTACACGCGCCAACACATGGTTTAGAAGCCTTCATATTTTAGTTGTAAATCATCTGTTTGCCAAATTGAGCCAACTCGTTCCACcatactgacatttttaactCCACTGCTACTACATTTTACAGAATCAATGTTTGTTAGACCATTGACCTTGACCAATATCTATAACTATGTAAGAATAAATGAAAATCTAATCAATAGAATTGTTATATGACAAACAGGCAGGCAACAACAAATAACTTTCAACCAGCTTATTTTATAGCTGCATTAAGCGGTTTTTGACCACAAGGAGGCAGAAAGAGTCCAAAACAGTCTCCAAAGCATTCAAACAGCTCTAACATAACATTGGTGTATCAAGTTTCCACTGTtcacatgttagcaaacattaatTCACTTACCTGCCGGCAGACACACCACATGTACATcaatttggagttgtgtttgttgccacctgatgaatataagtaCAGTATTTACCTGCTTTTTGTTCTAAGAGAACCACATCTGGGTCTTTAGCTGGTAGGAGATGCTGGACATCCTTCACCAATCACAAGTTTACTATGACTCTCTGTTGCTGTTTAGTTACAGTCAGCATTAGTGAGCTTGTCTGTTGGAACAACTCATTTGATTGAATGTTGATATTGAAAAATAGCTTGATGTGGATTTAAAATGACCTCTCTAAACAAAAGTTACACCTCAGTTGATGTAGCCCCCTTGTTTGTCTGCTACTTAGACCTTGACAGCCTCATAGCTTGGCAGCTTTGGATTCAGTGAATTATTTAATACTGTAGCCTGGATCACACTCTTCATCTTGACTTCTTCCCTTCCAGGATCCCAGGTGAGATATAAAATCTCAGCCTGGGACTTGGGGTCATTGAAACATGTTGTTATTCTTGCTGTGTGGATACCCACCagcaaaaagcatttttttgcATACCACCGTATCTTTTTGGAAGTCTTACACATGCTATTTGATTAACGcagtttctttcctttctttttccccaGGTCAAGCAAAACTATGAATCTCTGCTCAAAATGTTTTGCAGGTAAGTTCTTGTTCTTCTTTGTGCTTGTTTGGTTGATTGATCTTGTGTCTAACATAGTGCTGTGTAagtcgggggggtgggggtcaaAGACTGTCTCCACTTCTGTAGCTGTTGTGGAAAGGCCTTGAAGTGATAAGTGGGGAAACAAGTCTGAAGAAGAAACTCAGGGGGTAAAGTGGACTGTTATGGTCACCCCTAAGTCTATTTTACTGTACAGATTGTTGTGAAATAGTTTAAAGGAAAGGACATTTCAAACTGCATTTTACCATTTTCTCAGCAACAACTTGTATACCTTACCTGTATCCAACTGGAATTTGACTCACATTTTTGTTGGTATTTGCTTGACAATCCATGAAGCAGTTGCTATTTTTGCTGCCTCTTTTCACCAGTAAGATGAGAGAAAACTATGTTAATTTACATTTGAACAGAATGTTGTCAGTGTACCACCATCTCTAAATGAAATTGAGCATCATCCAAAGATGCACCAGAGTAGCCCCCTATGCTATTCTTGTTTGGCCTACAAGTTAACAACCACTTCATAGCTCCAAAGCTGATAGATGCATTCCAACATGTATGCACAGATGCATACAAATGTCTCaccatttgactttttttcccgATAGACATTCAGAAGAAACAGCCAGACGACGATTGTGCCCCAAAGGCCTCCTCAAGCTCCAGCGGCAGCCAAGCAGACATCTTCTGtaatgaaacaaacagcagcattagTCAGTCACTGATGTCGATGCCTAACACATCGGAAGACCCTTCGCCAGGAGAGACAGGAGCGGCATCTCTACCTGCTCAGGACGGTAAGACGGCAGTTAATCAGTAAGAAATTCATGCTGTCAGGTTTTCTTTTCGGCTCAAATGTATTGAACCTATGGAGAGTGGAGCACTCTCACTCAGAAGTTTAGAACTTAGGCTATGTAATATGGTGTGTTTTAATGCACAAAAGACTGCTACTAGTTTCTGCcaactgaagcagcagctgcagtgccCCTGCCCTGGCTATATTTGTCCTCATGGCACAGATAGAGAGAATGATGTGAAAGGGTATCCATTCAGAAGCGAAGGTTTTAAGAGGACACCTACAATTGCCAGGGCATCGGTCATCGCTATACAGTGACAAGGTTATTTGCGGAGGCCAATCCAGGACAGGACAATAAAGTGGCTACCCACTGAATGTGTGGAACTTTTGCCCACACTAACCTGCTCCTCTGTTACAGCAGGAGCCTTTTAGTAATATACACAAGCACATGAATGTTGCAGATTTTTTGATGAAAAACGCTCTTTTGGTAATTCACCCacaaactcattcattcatgttggCTCATTCATGCTCCACCAACAAGTTAAAACTTCCATAAAATGAATGACTGGatacccatcagcctcagctgtactttgagaCTGATGCTAAAATGTTACATATTGCATGTTGCTAGAGCTGCAACAaataattgattagtcaattgacagaaaattcatGTGCAACTATTTTTGTAATTAattgtttatgtaatttttctaccaaaaattaattaattcataattaataaATTGTTAgggttttctctgttttatattatgaaatgtaactgaatgtctttgggttttgaactgtttggacaaaacgacatttgaagatgtcaccacAGGCTTTTCAAAAATTgtgactaaatgattaatcaagaaaagtattggcagattaattgataatgcaaataattgtttgttgcagccctacaggTTACATGTTTCGTTGGGAAACATGTAAGCTGTGAATGAAGCTGTGGCTCATTTTGCTCAGACTAGTCCTCATCTGTGGCAGAAAGTCTGATTACAAGACTCCGAGCTGGCACTTAAATGCATTAATATTACTAAGAGCAAATAATGAATACCACTTTTTTACCTAAGGAAATGTTTAATATCACCATTCTAGGAAAAGTCAAGGCATGATTTTTAAGCTACAACTAACAGAGTTGCAGTATATGTATATCTAAAAAGGTCAAATGTGTACATTTGACTCAGTTGCATCTCTAGTGTTCATTGCCAACCAACTTTTAAAACAGTATCCAGATCAGGTGGATGATAtaccacccccccacacccttCAGTCTCTACACATGCACACTACGGTCTCTCCTTCACAGATATCTATCACAGtctctgtggaaaaaaaaacaagctcacaGCATAATAAAGGATTCCACACACCCGAGTCACGGTCTTTTCATCCTGCTACTGTGTGGAAAACGGTACCGTGGTATCCGGGCAACCACCAGAAgactctccaccagcttctgtcCTCAGGCTGTTATGATTTATAAACTATGTTCCTTTCAGGGCAACCTAACACGACTTAATCTGTCAATCAGTTACAGTTTACCAATTCTTCACACGGTTGTTTGGCTTCTATATTTGGtcttcatattttacagtgtgtatgtgtggaagtgtgtgcatatgcatgattatttatgtgttggtgtgtacaTTTTAGGACTTTTTTCCTGTTtacaattatattttctgtttttgatggTTTATTGGTGAATTATTTATTGGTGTGTTCTAAATCTATATATCTCTCTTTCAGAAGTATCCAGCTCAGACACAGTCTTCAGTTTGCTCTCCACTCCCACAAAACGCTCCTTTGAGTCAGGTAGGCCTCAGCTCTACCATTACAATGTCCATTATTGCTTTTTGCACTGTGTACTTGTCGTGTCCACTTAAAGGCACTGGAGTGGAGGACCCAATAGCATCAATGGTATTGGATTGATCCAAAAAGGCCAGGTTAATTGTACTTccagtggaaacagcagataTTGGGGACGCAACAGAGTGTATCTGCCAGAGGGTGCAAATATAAAGCCAAGCGTTTACTAGAGTGAATGCTGGctacaaatatacagtatatacatacatacatatgcagtAGACACACAGAGGGGAGTATTGTGGTGGgagtggttagcactgtcacatcacaacaacaagGTCCCATGTTTGATTCTACAAATTTTAAAAATAGACTTGAAGAGGAAGCAGGTCCCAATGAAGCACTTCTGACAGAGCTGAAACGTGTACATGCATGGAGCTGGTGCAAACCATAGCATTATCAGCAACATTGATTTAATATAAGTTGAACAACGCAGATGTCTAAACACTGCAGACTTTGTTCTAGTGTAGATTTCTCTTTATTATGCTTTCATCCTTTGGTGACACAACCTGCTGCACACACGTGAACACAACTGCCGAGTGGGCAAGGCTCAGCAGTAGTGTGTGAACATGTTGATCCCTTGTCTAATGCAGTGTGATCATGTGatcacacacacgtgcacaagGCATCATTTAAACCTGCTTTGGCTGAGTTGACGCTTCACTTTTTACAGTCTCTCAAAATGGTGCCCTCTGTATTTTAGTTTAATGCCTGGATACACTTTGGCTTTTCCAGTCAACCTATTACACTCATAAAATCAGTTCACAGTGTAAAATGTCTTGCcttcaaatgtctttgttgttgaCTCATATTCAAATTTGATGTTTCAGCTGGTGTAAATTGGACACAGAGATTTACCAGGATAACAAAAGGCAGGCAAGGaggaacatttttttcacaacatgtacagacacacatactctcCCACATATGGGGATCGATGGGGCAGGCGAGGGGGATCTGGCTGCTCAGCTTGGCCTAGTTCTCAGAGATTTATTGAGCACTGATCAGCATTCGGCCGGGCCAGGGAAAAAGTCTACAGGATTGATGAGAAAAGCTGAGTTGAAATTCCAGCCGACCAGTGGAACTCGCTATATGCTCTTCCTGTCAGGTGCCGGGTTTAATGTAATCTAATGCAGGAGAACCATTCATCTCCAACGTGCCTATTTTATTTAAGAGGCGTTTTTGTTCCTGTGCGCCATCATGTGTTCTCTCCTAGTTGCAGACCTCACTAAATCAGAGatgatgtttttatatatatatattaaatgaaAGTTGTTATGGAGCTTATTATTGGAGGTTTTCTCTTGAAATTCTAGTCGAGGACCACAGCTAGTCTAGTCTAGCTGCGGTCCTGGACCCACAGGAGATGAATGCTTTTTGGATTATTATGTGTGTAAGGGAGTAATAAAAGGTGGAGAAGGTTTGGCTGCAAGTATATTGGtagattaattatttaaaatcaTTTCTAGCAGGTCGATTAACCTTCACTTTTGTATCAGAAAACAAATTTCTTCATAGCTGTCTATTTGCCTTTGTGCTGATATCAATTTTGTTTCACTATTGTTAGTGTTGGATATTTGAAACATAGAATGAAGTACAGCGGACATTCTGCCCAGAAATTACCTTTTGTTGAACAGTAGTGATAAACAGATGGGATGGAGGTGTGTAACTAAATTGTGTAGACAAGTTTTAGCCCAGTAGAAACAGGATAAAGATGTCTAAGACCCACTGTTGAGCTATCAGGGTTTTActattcattttgcatttggCTCCAGACCTTCAGCTGCTCACTGCATTAACAGTATATCCAAGAGCTCTTAACTgtacattttcttacttttgttaaaaatgcaaaaatgttaaACACGAAAAAGAATTTATGTTGCAGCtaacagtcttttttttcttctctttatttttgtgtgcatgtgctggtTGTTTATGTCTCCAGCCTCGGAGTCAGAAAGCGATGTCTCACCCGAGAAGCGAGCAAGAGTGGGTGAGGTGCCAGAGGGTGAGgagtcttcatcatcatcgtcatcttTGTccgcatcatcatcatcatcatcatcctcgtcTCGCGGTGGCTCTAAACAGCGGAGCCGCAAACGTTGCCATCGCTGCCAAACCAAACTGGAGCTGGTACAGCAAGAGCTGGGTTCCTGTCGCTGTGGTACGGTGATACAACTctacacgcacacgcacacgcacacgcacgcacacacacacacacacacacacacacacaagaacacgtATTTTAACCCTTGAACAGATACACGCTAATACATGCATAGGCCCACTCACAGGAGCATAGACAGTAAGTAGTGGAAGCTGTTATTAAAGAGGTGATAAACGACTTTTGCAGTGGTTAACATTGTTctcataaatacataaatacttGTTGGTTAACTTGGTCATACTTTTGTGAATTTTACATCCAGTGCAGTGAAATGCATCTACTGCCCATGCGTGTGTTTTAGTGTTGACAGAGATGTCGATGTCCAGAGTGCTTTTGCTAGCCTTAGGGGACAATTACAGAAAGCCTGAATGTTTCACGTTGCACATAAAACAGAAGCCAATTACCACAAACACTAATGCAGTTTAAACCAATACTTTGCTTGCTAATCAACTTGTTTGCATACAAATTAAAGTACTTAAAAAGTCACAGCTCTTCACTGCTTAAAGACCATCTGCTTAAACTAACGCAATAATTTCTAAATTGGAAATTGacttgcctttttttcccactaGGCGCTGCTTAATGCACGGGCCATCCATCCTTGATAGTCCAGTGCTTACTATGAAAACATGCTTTTTACAGACTGAAGGGGAAATGGTGGCAATTATAGTGATTTCTGACTATTGCAGTAATTGCAGATTACTTTGCTAATGGTTCTGCAGAATGTCTCACAGTGTAAGCCAAGAAGGTCTGATAATGAGCTGAAAGCACAAACTCTTTTCAGATTGTAAATGGGCGAGAAAAGATAGCTCCAGCAAAATATCTCATACAACGCTGTCACACTTGGCAGACTTGTGGTGTTACCCAGTGAGTGTAATATTCACCAAGTATGACACTGTATGACTAAAGACAGTGGAACTTAAAAAAAGCTAATTAAATCATACAGGTTCTCCTCACTACAATATCTTTCCCATAACCAGTAACCAATTTTGAATTAGTTTAATAATTTAAGCTGTATGGTTAAGTATTAACCAGTGGATGTCACCAGGCCTCGGCTGTAAGACCAACATTAGATAAGCATCTAATATCATATCTCAATATTAATGTGTTGCAATATTTACTTTCTCTACTGAATACAAAGAGTTTGGTAAAATGTAACTTATTCATTTAGACATTAGAGGCTTAAACCGCAATATTGTAAAAGTTTATAGTGGAGAGAGTTCTGATTGTAGTTTGGTGTTAACATGATCGGTAACTGAAAAAGTGACATTGATTATGTTGAGATGTCATCGAGATGTTAGCTGTTGGTCGACTGGTCTGGCTCCACTATGTGAAAATAAGCGGTGTTATTCTGGATGTACTGTAGGTTTTTCAACTTGACCTTGCTCTCATAAAattgctttattttcatttttacctttTGGGTAGAATACATATTTAAGACAACTTCAATTTTATGcagtaaaaacttttttttactgattttattatattatccAAAAGCACTACATTTCCTGCCAGCTCACTGATGTTTTAAAACTCAACTTGATTCACAGTTAAGTTGTAAAacgtcagcagcagcacttggtggaaattgttttgatttggaaCAACAAAATCACAGTCTGTAGTGAAAGAGTCCTAAATACTGGGCTTATTATCAGTGGGTGCAGTTCAATTAGGGACAAACTGGTGAAATGGAAATCTATGGTAACCCACACAGATTATTGTCAGGCAGCTAAACTCTTTGGCAAATGAATGTCCTGAAGGAAtgatcatttgtgtttgttttgcctttagAATAGATAGTTTGTAAATGATATTATACATAGTATAAAGTATCTTGCATTAGCCCCCTcaagtctgttttcttttattgcagTAAGCAACTGGAAGTAGTTGTATAAAAAGAagacacccccccaccccaccccccactttCTCCCTTCCACTCCATTTATGTGCGCTGTAATCACATAGGTTTTAATTGCATAGCAACAAGCTGTCAAACGGGGCTTTTAATCACCGCTCATTGAATGCCAGTAGTGTTATTAT encodes:
- the LOC139287555 gene encoding AN1-type zinc finger protein 3-like, with the translated sequence MGDTGSEGSKPPSNVNVIPPRCPCGFWGSSKTMNLCSKCFADIQKKQPDDDCAPKASSSSSGSQADIFCNETNSSISQSLMSMPNTSEDPSPGETGAASLPAQDEVSSSDTVFSLLSTPTKRSFESASESESDVSPEKRARVGEVPEGEESSSSSSSLSASSSSSSSSSRGGSKQRSRKRCHRCQTKLELVQQELGSCRCGYVFCMLHRLPEQHDCLFDHLGRGRQEAVLKMVKLDRKVGRSCQRIGEECS